TTGGCGCCGGTGTACAGCACGACGCGACGGCAGTCCGCCGGGGCGGCGGCTTCGGCGGTGCGCAGCAGCCACCGGCCCAGCCCATGGCCCCGCAGGTCGGGCACGATGGCGAGCCGACCCACGTGCCAGTCGGTGTCGACGCGACGGGTGCGCACCATGCCCAGCAGCCGGCCGTCGCGCCAGATGCCCGTGGTACGCCAGGTCGCCAGCCAGTCACGGACCTCCTCCAGCGACTCGTGCAGGGCCGGTACGGCCAGGGTGTCGTTGGCGACGGCCTCGTCCACCCAGCAGCACCGCTGCAGCACGGTGACCTCGGGCGCGTCGTCGGGGGTCAGCTCCCTCGCGTACGACCCCGGCAACGGTCCGGACAGGGCGCCGGCTCGTACGGGTTCGCGCATCGGCCGTAGGGCGTGGGCGAGCCGGGTCAGCTCGTCCAGCAGGCCGACAGCCGCCCTGTCACGGGCCGCGTCGGGCCGCAGCCGACCGTTCTCCGTCGCGTCACCGATGCGGATCGCGACCGTGGCGCCCAACGGCACCAGGCGCAGCGTGGTCACCACCTGCTTCGCGTGCTGGACCGACCGGGTGCCCGCCGACGTGTGGCCGTAGCTGACGAAACCGATCGGCTTCCACGCCCACTCGCGGCTGAGGTAGTCCAGCGCGTTCTTCAGGGTCGCCGGCATCCCGTAGTTGTACTCCGGCGTGACCGCGATGAACCCGTCCGCCGCGTCGACGATCGCGCTCCACCGACGGGTGTGCTCATGCCGGTAGACGCCCGACGACGGGTGTTCCTCCTCGTCCAGGAACGGCAGGTCCAGGTCGCCGAGGGCCACCGGCACGAGCTCGACGCCGAGCTCCGCGGCACGAGGCGTGATCGCCTCGACCAACCACTGCCCCACCGCGGGGCCGAGCGCGCCGGGGCGGGTGCTGGACGTGAGGACGAGGACCCGAATGCTTTTCGTTGACATGGAAACGAAGCTTAGGTGCTAGGTTGATTACATGTCAACGAGATCGTCGGACGGCAACGTGCGGTGGTTGGACCCTGCCGAGGAACGGGCGTGGCGGGCGTTCCTGCGGGTGATGGTCGCCGTACGGACCGGCACGGCGCGCGACCTGGCCGCGCTCGGCCTCTCCGAACCCGACTACGAAGTCCTCAGCACGCTGTCGGAGCGGCCCGACCACACCAGCACCCTGGGGGAACAGGCCGACAAGATGGGCTGGTCACGCAGTCGGCTGTCCCGGCACGCCAC
This genomic interval from Micromonospora coxensis contains the following:
- a CDS encoding bifunctional NAD(P)H-dependent oxidoreductase/GNAT family N-acetyltransferase, producing MSTKSIRVLVLTSSTRPGALGPAVGQWLVEAITPRAAELGVELVPVALGDLDLPFLDEEEHPSSGVYRHEHTRRWSAIVDAADGFIAVTPEYNYGMPATLKNALDYLSREWAWKPIGFVSYGHTSAGTRSVQHAKQVVTTLRLVPLGATVAIRIGDATENGRLRPDAARDRAAVGLLDELTRLAHALRPMREPVRAGALSGPLPGSYARELTPDDAPEVTVLQRCCWVDEAVANDTLAVPALHESLEEVRDWLATWRTTGIWRDGRLLGMVRTRRVDTDWHVGRLAIVPDLRGHGLGRWLLRTAEAAAPADCRRVVLYTGAKSLRNIDLYRSEGYRSMPASADGTACLTKDLSVGQP
- a CDS encoding MarR family winged helix-turn-helix transcriptional regulator, with amino-acid sequence MSTRSSDGNVRWLDPAEERAWRAFLRVMVAVRTGTARDLAALGLSEPDYEVLSTLSERPDHTSTLGEQADKMGWSRSRLSRHATRMEGRGLLRREPDPTDGRGCLLVLTAHGLETLASAAPAHLESVRHHFIDRLAPEDLSAIERIARRVENP